In a genomic window of Punica granatum isolate Tunisia-2019 chromosome 6, ASM765513v2, whole genome shotgun sequence:
- the LOC116210786 gene encoding asparagine synthetase [glutamine-hydrolyzing] 1 encodes MCGILAVLGCSDDSQAKRVRVLELSRRLRHRGPDWSRIYQHGDFFLAHERLAVIDPASGDQPLFNEDQSIVVTVNGEIYNHEELRKRLPNHKFRTGSDCDVVAHLYEEYGESFVDMLDGMFSLVLLDTRDNSFIVARDAIGITSLYIGWGLDGSIWISSELKGLNDDCEHFECFPPGHLYSSKEGVLRRWYNPPWFSEAVPSTPYDPLLLRRALENAVIKRLMTDVPFGVLLSGGLDSSLVAAITARHLGGTKAARQWGAQLHSFCVGLEGSPDLKAAREVAAYLGTVHHEFHFTVQDGIDAIEDVIYHIETYDVTTIRASTPMFLMSRKIKSLGVKMVISGEGSDEVFGGYLYFHKAPNKEEFHRETCRKIKALHQYDCLRANKATSAWGLEARVPFLDKEFINVAMAIDPEWKMIKPEQGRIEKWVLRRAFDDEERPYLPKHILYRQKEQFSDGVGYSWIDGLKEHAAQNVTDRMMQNAAHIFPHNTPTSKEAYYYRMIFERLFPQNSARLTVPGGASVACSTAKAIEWDASWSGNLDPSGRAALGVHLSAYGQQHVPSVSAGMEPQEIIRDDIPRMMEAGAHGLAIPS; translated from the exons ATGTGTGGAATACTTGCTGTTCTTGGCTGCTCCGATGATTCTCAGGCCAAAAGGGTCCGCGTGCTCGAGCTCTCCCGCAG ATTGAGGCACCGGGGCCCCGATTGGAGCAGAATCTATCAGCATGGAGACTTCTTTCTGGCTCACGAGCGGCTCGCGGTTATTGATCCTGCTTCCGGTGATCAACCACTTTTTAATGAAGACCAGTCCATTGTGGTCACG gtgaatggagaaatctaCAACCATGAAGAACTCAGGAAGCGTTTGCCAAATCACAAGTTTCGGACCGGCAGTGACTGTGATGTTGTTGCCCATCTG TACGAAGAGTATGGAGAGAGCTTCGTAGACATGCTAGATGGAATGTTCTCTCTTGTGCTGTTGGATACCCGGGATAACAGCTTCATTGTTGCTCGTGATGCTATTGGTATTACCTCCCTCTATATTGGCTGGGGTCTCGATG GTTCCATTTGGATATCATCAGAGCTGAAAGGCCTGAATGATGATTGTGAGCATTTCGAGTGTTTCCCCCCTGGTCACTTGTATTCCAGCAAAGAAGGGGTTCTTCGGAGATGGTATAACCCCCCTTGGTTCTCCGAGGCTGTCCCCTCGACTCCATATGACCCGCTTCTTCTGAGACGGGCTCTTGAAAAT GCTGTTATCAAAAGGCTAATGACTGATGTCCCATTTGGAGTTCTGCTCTCCGGAGGGCTTGATTCATCCTTGGTTGCTGCAATCACAGCACGCCATTTGGGTGGAACGAAAGCCGCTAGGCAGTGGGGAGCTCAGCTCCATTCCTTCTGTGTCGGCCTTGAG GGTTCACCAGATCTAAAGGCTGCAAGAGAAGTTGCTGCTTATCTTGGCACTGTTCATCATGAGTTCCATTTCACCGTTCAG GACGGGATAGATGCCATTGAGGATGTCATTTACCACATCGAAACTTACGATGTCACCACCATCAGAGCAAGCACCCCTATGTTTCTTATGTCAAGGAAGATCAAGTCACTCGGTGTGAAGATGGTCATATCTGGTGAAGGATCTGATGAGGTTTTTGGTGGGTATTTGTACTTCCACAAAGCACCCAACAAGGAAGAGTTTCATCGGGAAACCTGCCGTAAG ATAAAAGCCCTCCACCAGTATGACTGTCTCAGAGCTAACAAAGCAACATCGGCATGGGGTCTGGAGGCTCGAGTACCCTTTCTAGACAAAGAATTTATCAATGTTGCTATGGCTATTGATCCCGAGTGGAAAATG ATCAAACCGGAACAAGGCCGCATTGAGAAATGGGTTCTGAGGCGAGCCTTTGATGACGAGGAGCGTCCATACCTGCCAAAG CACATCCTGTATCGGCAAAAGGAACAATTTAGTGATGGAGTTGGCTACAGCTGGATTGATGGCCTCAAAGAACATGCTGCGCAGAAT GTGACGGACAGAATGATGCAAAATGCGGCACACATCTTCCCGCACAACACTCCCACATCAAAGGAAGCATACTACTATAGGATGATCTTCGAGAGGCTCTTCCCTCAG AACTCTGCGAGGCTGACTGTGCCAGGAGGAGCAAGTGTTGCCTGCAGCACTGCAAAAGCTATAGAGTGGGATGCCTCATGGTCTGGCAATCTTGACCCGTCAGGGAGGGCTGCGCTCGGGGTCCACCTCTCTGCATATGGCCAGCAGCATGTTCCTTCTGTGAGTGCCGGAATGGAGCCCCAGGAGATAATTAGAGACGACATTCCCCGAATGATGGAAGCGGGTGCTCATGGACTTGCAATCCCGAGCTAG
- the LOC116210787 gene encoding protein PMR5-like isoform X3, with protein sequence MAPPRVCHASAGSVVIVVCLLLYGAAAAAAAASSSPSSAADVMRLRKHHNSGSGRKQAKKGLIIQANLSSCALFQGAWVRDDTYPMYQSSDCAAIIDPEFNCQAYGRPDSDYLKYRWKPLNCELPRNQWESLICMISAAAPSRSPTQILRGDPLSTFVFLGLGWQEYGVSISFYRAPYLVDVDGVQGKRVLKLEDISRNAKSWLTADVLSFNTGHWWTHKGSLQGWDVMEMGGTYFEDMDRLVALERGLRTWSNWVDSNLDPTRTSVFFQSISPTHYNPSEWSAGTTATATKNCYGETVPVSGSTYPGAYPQQMKVLSSVIKDMKTPTYLLDITMLSALRKDGHPSIYSGDLTPEQRSNPDRSSDCSHWCLPGLPDTWNQLFYTAVLL encoded by the exons ATGGCTCCACCTCGCGTTTGTCATGCATCAGCAGGGTCGGTGGTAATAGTTGTGTGCCTCCTGCTCTAcggtgctgctgctgctgctgctgctgcttcttcttctccttcttcagcTGCTGATGTGATGAGGCTGAGGAAGCACCACAACAGCGGCAGCGGTAGGAAACAGGCAAAAAAAGGACtcatcatccaagcaaaccTGTCAAGCTGTGCGTTGTTCCAGGGAGCATGGGTACGGGATGACACGTACCCGATGTACCAATCCTCCGACTGCGCAGCCATCATCGACCCTGAATTCAACTGCCAGGCCTATGGTCGCCCCGACTCTGACTACCTCAAGTACAGATGGAAGCCACTCAACTGTGAACTCCCGAG GAATCAGTGGGAGTCTCTCATCTGCATGATATCTGCGGCTGCACCTTCTCGCTCCCCCACCCAGATCCTCCGCGGCGACCCTCTCTCCACCTTCGTGTTCTTG GGGCTGGGCTGGCAGGAGTACGGAGTGTCGATATCATTTTACAGAGCGCCATACTTGGTGGACGTAGATGGGGTGCAAGGCAAGAGGGTCCTGAAGCTCGAGGATATCTCCCGGAATGCCAAGTCCTGGCTGACTGCCGATGTCTTGTCATTCAACACCGGCCACTGGTGGACTCACAAAGGCTCACTTCAAGG ATGGGATGTAATGGAGATGGGGGGGACTTACTTCGAAGACATGGATCGGCTGGTGGCGCTGGAGAGAGGGTTGAGGACATGGTCCAACTGGGTCGACTCCAACCTCGACCCCACCCGAACCTCTGTCTTCTTCCAGTCCATTTCCCCCACACATTACAA TCCGAGCGAGTGGAGCGCCGGGACGACTGCTACGGCTACCAAGAACTGTTATGGAGAGACCGTACCGGTGAGTGGAAGCACCTATCCCGGGGCATATCCTCAGCAAATGAAGGTGCTTAGTTCAGTAATCAAGGACATGAAGACACCCACCTACTTGCTGGACATAACGATGTTGTCGGCCCTGAGGAAGGATGGCCACCCCTCCATCTACAGTGGAGACCTTACGCCGGAGCAGAGGTCTAATCCTGACCGTTCTTCTGACTGCAGCCACTGGTGCCTCCCCGGCTTGCCTGATACCTGGAACCAGCTCTTCTATACTGCAGTCTTGCTGTGA
- the LOC116210787 gene encoding protein PMR5-like isoform X1, with protein MAPPRVCHASAGSVVIVVCLLLYGAAAAAAAASSSPSSAADVMRLRKHHNSGSGRKQAKKGLIIQANLSSCALFQGAWVRDDTYPMYQSSDCAAIIDPEFNCQAYGRPDSDYLKYRWKPLNCELPRFNGMEFLRRMRGKSVMFVGDSLGRNQWESLICMISAAAPSRSPTQILRGDPLSTFVFLGLGWQEYGVSISFYRAPYLVDVDGVQGKRVLKLEDISRNAKSWLTADVLSFNTGHWWTHKGSLQGWDVMEMGGTYFEDMDRLVALERGLRTWSNWVDSNLDPTRTSVFFQSISPTHYNPSEWSAGTTATATKNCYGETVPVSGSTYPGAYPQQMKVLSSVIKDMKTPTYLLDITMLSALRKDGHPSIYSGDLTPEQRSNPDRSSDCSHWCLPGLPDTWNQLFYTAVLL; from the exons ATGGCTCCACCTCGCGTTTGTCATGCATCAGCAGGGTCGGTGGTAATAGTTGTGTGCCTCCTGCTCTAcggtgctgctgctgctgctgctgctgcttcttcttctccttcttcagcTGCTGATGTGATGAGGCTGAGGAAGCACCACAACAGCGGCAGCGGTAGGAAACAGGCAAAAAAAGGACtcatcatccaagcaaaccTGTCAAGCTGTGCGTTGTTCCAGGGAGCATGGGTACGGGATGACACGTACCCGATGTACCAATCCTCCGACTGCGCAGCCATCATCGACCCTGAATTCAACTGCCAGGCCTATGGTCGCCCCGACTCTGACTACCTCAAGTACAGATGGAAGCCACTCAACTGTGAACTCCCGAG GTTCAATGGGATGGAGTTCTTGAGGAGGATGAGGGGGAAGAGTGTGATGTTTGTGGGGGACTCGCTGGGCAGGAATCAGTGGGAGTCTCTCATCTGCATGATATCTGCGGCTGCACCTTCTCGCTCCCCCACCCAGATCCTCCGCGGCGACCCTCTCTCCACCTTCGTGTTCTTG GGGCTGGGCTGGCAGGAGTACGGAGTGTCGATATCATTTTACAGAGCGCCATACTTGGTGGACGTAGATGGGGTGCAAGGCAAGAGGGTCCTGAAGCTCGAGGATATCTCCCGGAATGCCAAGTCCTGGCTGACTGCCGATGTCTTGTCATTCAACACCGGCCACTGGTGGACTCACAAAGGCTCACTTCAAGG ATGGGATGTAATGGAGATGGGGGGGACTTACTTCGAAGACATGGATCGGCTGGTGGCGCTGGAGAGAGGGTTGAGGACATGGTCCAACTGGGTCGACTCCAACCTCGACCCCACCCGAACCTCTGTCTTCTTCCAGTCCATTTCCCCCACACATTACAA TCCGAGCGAGTGGAGCGCCGGGACGACTGCTACGGCTACCAAGAACTGTTATGGAGAGACCGTACCGGTGAGTGGAAGCACCTATCCCGGGGCATATCCTCAGCAAATGAAGGTGCTTAGTTCAGTAATCAAGGACATGAAGACACCCACCTACTTGCTGGACATAACGATGTTGTCGGCCCTGAGGAAGGATGGCCACCCCTCCATCTACAGTGGAGACCTTACGCCGGAGCAGAGGTCTAATCCTGACCGTTCTTCTGACTGCAGCCACTGGTGCCTCCCCGGCTTGCCTGATACCTGGAACCAGCTCTTCTATACTGCAGTCTTGCTGTGA
- the LOC116210787 gene encoding protein PMR5-like isoform X4, with translation MAPPRVCHASAGSVVIVVCLLLYGAAAAAAAASSSPSSAADVMRLRKHHNSGSGRKQAKKGLIIQANLSSCALFQGAWVRDDTYPMYQSSDCAAIIDPEFNCQAYGRPDSDYLKYRWKPLNCELPRNQWESLICMISAAAPSRSPTQILRGDPLSTFVFLEYGVSISFYRAPYLVDVDGVQGKRVLKLEDISRNAKSWLTADVLSFNTGHWWTHKGSLQGWDVMEMGGTYFEDMDRLVALERGLRTWSNWVDSNLDPTRTSVFFQSISPTHYNPSEWSAGTTATATKNCYGETVPVSGSTYPGAYPQQMKVLSSVIKDMKTPTYLLDITMLSALRKDGHPSIYSGDLTPEQRSNPDRSSDCSHWCLPGLPDTWNQLFYTAVLL, from the exons ATGGCTCCACCTCGCGTTTGTCATGCATCAGCAGGGTCGGTGGTAATAGTTGTGTGCCTCCTGCTCTAcggtgctgctgctgctgctgctgctgcttcttcttctccttcttcagcTGCTGATGTGATGAGGCTGAGGAAGCACCACAACAGCGGCAGCGGTAGGAAACAGGCAAAAAAAGGACtcatcatccaagcaaaccTGTCAAGCTGTGCGTTGTTCCAGGGAGCATGGGTACGGGATGACACGTACCCGATGTACCAATCCTCCGACTGCGCAGCCATCATCGACCCTGAATTCAACTGCCAGGCCTATGGTCGCCCCGACTCTGACTACCTCAAGTACAGATGGAAGCCACTCAACTGTGAACTCCCGAG GAATCAGTGGGAGTCTCTCATCTGCATGATATCTGCGGCTGCACCTTCTCGCTCCCCCACCCAGATCCTCCGCGGCGACCCTCTCTCCACCTTCGTGTTCTTG GAGTACGGAGTGTCGATATCATTTTACAGAGCGCCATACTTGGTGGACGTAGATGGGGTGCAAGGCAAGAGGGTCCTGAAGCTCGAGGATATCTCCCGGAATGCCAAGTCCTGGCTGACTGCCGATGTCTTGTCATTCAACACCGGCCACTGGTGGACTCACAAAGGCTCACTTCAAGG ATGGGATGTAATGGAGATGGGGGGGACTTACTTCGAAGACATGGATCGGCTGGTGGCGCTGGAGAGAGGGTTGAGGACATGGTCCAACTGGGTCGACTCCAACCTCGACCCCACCCGAACCTCTGTCTTCTTCCAGTCCATTTCCCCCACACATTACAA TCCGAGCGAGTGGAGCGCCGGGACGACTGCTACGGCTACCAAGAACTGTTATGGAGAGACCGTACCGGTGAGTGGAAGCACCTATCCCGGGGCATATCCTCAGCAAATGAAGGTGCTTAGTTCAGTAATCAAGGACATGAAGACACCCACCTACTTGCTGGACATAACGATGTTGTCGGCCCTGAGGAAGGATGGCCACCCCTCCATCTACAGTGGAGACCTTACGCCGGAGCAGAGGTCTAATCCTGACCGTTCTTCTGACTGCAGCCACTGGTGCCTCCCCGGCTTGCCTGATACCTGGAACCAGCTCTTCTATACTGCAGTCTTGCTGTGA
- the LOC116210787 gene encoding protein PMR5-like isoform X2 yields MAPPRVCHASAGSVVIVVCLLLYGAAAAAAAASSSPSSAADVMRLRKHHNSGSGRKQAKKGLIIQANLSSCALFQGAWVRDDTYPMYQSSDCAAIIDPEFNCQAYGRPDSDYLKYRWKPLNCELPRFNGMEFLRRMRGKSVMFVGDSLGRNQWESLICMISAAAPSRSPTQILRGDPLSTFVFLEYGVSISFYRAPYLVDVDGVQGKRVLKLEDISRNAKSWLTADVLSFNTGHWWTHKGSLQGWDVMEMGGTYFEDMDRLVALERGLRTWSNWVDSNLDPTRTSVFFQSISPTHYNPSEWSAGTTATATKNCYGETVPVSGSTYPGAYPQQMKVLSSVIKDMKTPTYLLDITMLSALRKDGHPSIYSGDLTPEQRSNPDRSSDCSHWCLPGLPDTWNQLFYTAVLL; encoded by the exons ATGGCTCCACCTCGCGTTTGTCATGCATCAGCAGGGTCGGTGGTAATAGTTGTGTGCCTCCTGCTCTAcggtgctgctgctgctgctgctgctgcttcttcttctccttcttcagcTGCTGATGTGATGAGGCTGAGGAAGCACCACAACAGCGGCAGCGGTAGGAAACAGGCAAAAAAAGGACtcatcatccaagcaaaccTGTCAAGCTGTGCGTTGTTCCAGGGAGCATGGGTACGGGATGACACGTACCCGATGTACCAATCCTCCGACTGCGCAGCCATCATCGACCCTGAATTCAACTGCCAGGCCTATGGTCGCCCCGACTCTGACTACCTCAAGTACAGATGGAAGCCACTCAACTGTGAACTCCCGAG GTTCAATGGGATGGAGTTCTTGAGGAGGATGAGGGGGAAGAGTGTGATGTTTGTGGGGGACTCGCTGGGCAGGAATCAGTGGGAGTCTCTCATCTGCATGATATCTGCGGCTGCACCTTCTCGCTCCCCCACCCAGATCCTCCGCGGCGACCCTCTCTCCACCTTCGTGTTCTTG GAGTACGGAGTGTCGATATCATTTTACAGAGCGCCATACTTGGTGGACGTAGATGGGGTGCAAGGCAAGAGGGTCCTGAAGCTCGAGGATATCTCCCGGAATGCCAAGTCCTGGCTGACTGCCGATGTCTTGTCATTCAACACCGGCCACTGGTGGACTCACAAAGGCTCACTTCAAGG ATGGGATGTAATGGAGATGGGGGGGACTTACTTCGAAGACATGGATCGGCTGGTGGCGCTGGAGAGAGGGTTGAGGACATGGTCCAACTGGGTCGACTCCAACCTCGACCCCACCCGAACCTCTGTCTTCTTCCAGTCCATTTCCCCCACACATTACAA TCCGAGCGAGTGGAGCGCCGGGACGACTGCTACGGCTACCAAGAACTGTTATGGAGAGACCGTACCGGTGAGTGGAAGCACCTATCCCGGGGCATATCCTCAGCAAATGAAGGTGCTTAGTTCAGTAATCAAGGACATGAAGACACCCACCTACTTGCTGGACATAACGATGTTGTCGGCCCTGAGGAAGGATGGCCACCCCTCCATCTACAGTGGAGACCTTACGCCGGAGCAGAGGTCTAATCCTGACCGTTCTTCTGACTGCAGCCACTGGTGCCTCCCCGGCTTGCCTGATACCTGGAACCAGCTCTTCTATACTGCAGTCTTGCTGTGA
- the LOC116212332 gene encoding uncharacterized protein LOC116212332 → MAPIGGSPPTKKCRQRTCSRKKLRVNDRVEVKSEEDGFLGSWHQGIVLACGHRRRCIKYDHILIGGTSDSMIEHVEVSPAVDGIDFDQVHRCHYRGSIRPLPPYFVTGPWDLPYGMCVDVYHMDAWWEGVIFDHNDGAEERTIFFPDLGNEMSAKLGNIRVAMTWNEATEIWHRRGPWLFLEVIEEYEQKWPLPVSVKQIWYDLRERDDYTRIKEWTSTDREVWQDLNLETISENLKVALSDALPHLVVMLGNIGQSVDLLNDVPEMDEGVSKPSGIDETIKLLNNDPSKIDVQVSQTTHNSDPLTEEAEPDNNGMICDRMSRSANKEPSLSISQPEMLNESSRHCSMVMSAEVPSRLSSEMDAKSKDLTCRKRGNWQPAGPDLVPRAEHFPDAIAFYIRGKGTKHNESLVADVQKHLLYLDWKIEFRFDKEDVLRFRYVSPEGKCYQSLVKACLDIIGTNMDNLSDANKSSAATINECQSSHTLDKEDHEKATHLRRLKPDKNVSASRPWKSPFMHKKRMREWEIQSSSSNGRSNNTLGSICKLDGAVNSSKLSHQRNKTSSLRKSKAKASGALTGGVEDVEAGHQTPRLCSRKWIKEAAPNQSKNNRRTVISWLIDNKAVSSMARVHYQSKHDSCPIAQGWISAEGIICDCCSKMFSLRSFSVHAAKTEERAASSIILEDGRSLLNCQMKILHDKNYINFDHGGRENNWQKGENDSICSVCHYGGELILCDQCPSSFHQSCIGLLEVPDGNWFCPSCCCRLCNQSKSRDEIGNCLNDILTCDQCENEYHLSCIRERGKYEFSNFHSKSRYCGEQCEEVSIGLYKLIGKPVQLDRDNLTWTLLKSMKFNPSDPKAHDIEAITQIEYKLDVVVGMMHECFELVREPSTQRDLVEDVIFSRGSELSRLNFRGFYTVILERNDDLITVATIRIFGDKVVEVPLVGTRSQYRRLGMCRLLMNELENVLKELGVYKLVLPATPSVLDTWTTSFGFTKMIDSERLQFLGHTFLNFQDTVMCHKRLLEIPQRELNSNIPTGKAHEVCDGDANKSGGDSNDLGGSVAVSEVLQAEPIEEIDWSGPRPHH, encoded by the exons ATGGCGCCGATCGGGGGCTCTCCTCCGACCAAGAAATGCCGCCAGAGAACCTGCTCCAGGAAGAAGCTTCGCGTCAATGACAGAGTTGAG GTGAAGAGCGAGGAAGACGGTTTTCTTGGCTCGTGGCACCAGGGAATCGTCCTAGCCTGTGGACATCGCAGGCGTTGCATCAAGTATGATCACATCCTCATTggaggcacctccgatagTATGATAGAGCACGTGGAGGTCTCACCTGCTGTGGATGGCATTGATTTTGATCAAGTTCACCGGTGTCACTATCGTGGCTCTATTAGGCCGCTCCCTCCTTACTTTGTAACCGGTCCTTGGGACCTGCCTTACGGGATGTGTGTCGATGTCTATCACATGGATGCTTGGTGGGAAGGCGTCATCTTTGACCACAATGATGGCGCCGAAGAGAGAACCATCTTCTTCCCTGATCTGGGCAACGAGATGTCGGCCAAACTTGGCAATATAAGAGTTGCCATGACTTGGAACGAGGCTACTGAAATCTGGCATCGACGTGGACCTTGGCTGTTCCTTGAGGTGATTGAGGAGTACGAGCAGAAGTGGCCCCTCCCCGTATCTGTGAAGCAAATTTGGTATGACCTGAGAGAAAGAGATGATTACACAAGGATCAAGGAGTGGACTTCTACGGATAGAGAAGTGTGGCAGGACCTGAATCTGGAGACTATCTCGGAGAACCTTAAAGTCGCTTTGTCGGATGCTTTGCCCCACTTAGTTGTCATGCTAGGAAACATAGGACAAAGTGTTGACCTGCTGAACGATGTCCCAGAAATGGATGAGGGCGTTTCAAAACCTTCTGGAATAGATGAGACCATCAAATTACTTAATAACGATCCCAGCAAGATTGATGTTCAGGTTAGCCAAACAACACATAATTCGGATCCATTAACTGAAGAAGCTGAGCCGGACAATAATGGCATGATTTGTGACAGAATGAGCAGAAGTGCCAACAAAGAACCAAGTTTGTCGATATCACAGCCAGAAATGCTTAATGAGAGTTCTCGGCATTGTTCCATGGTTATGTCTGCCGAAGTCCCTTCAAGACTTTCCTCGGAGATGGATGCAAAGTCCAAAGACTTGACCTGCCGAAAACGTGGAAACTGGCAACCTGCTGGGCCTGACTTGGTTCCTAGAGCCGAGCACTTTCCTGATGCTATTGCATTTTATATTAGGGGAAAGGGCACAAAGCACAACGAATCTCTAGTAGCAGATGTTCAGAAGCACCTTCTATATCTAGACTGGAAGATCGAGTTTAGGTTCGACAAAGAAGATGTTCTCAGATTTCGTTACGTTTCACCTGAGGGAAAGTGTTACCAGTCTCTTGTGAAAGCCTGCCTCGACATAATCGGAACCAATATGGACAATCTTTCAGATGCTAACAAGAGCTCGGCAGCAACCATAAATGAGTGTCAATCTTCTCATACTCTG GATAAGGAGGACCATGAGAAGGCCACCCATTTGCGGAGGTTGAAGCCTGACAAGAACGTCTCAGCTAGCAGGCCGTGGAAGTCTCCATTTATGCATAAAAAGAGGATGCGGGAGTGGGAGATTCAGTCCTCCTCGTCGAATGGAAGGTCTAATAATACACTAGGATCTATCTGCAAACTAGATGGAGCAGTCAACTCCAGCAAGCTGAGTCACCAAAGGAATAAAACTTCAAGCCTCAGAAAGTCGAAGGCGAAAGCATCTGGAGCACTGACCGGAGGAGTTGAAGATGTGGAAGCAGGCCATCAAACTCCAAGGTTGTGTTCAAGAAAATGGATTAAGGAGGCTGCTCCAAACCAATCGAAAAACAATCGTAGGACAGTTATCTCATGGTTAATAGATAACAAGGCAGTGTCTTCCATGGCTAGAGTGCACTATCAGAGTAAACATGACAGTTGTCCTATAGCGCAGGGCTGGATAAGTGCCGAAGGAATCATATGTGATTGTTGCAGCAAGATGTTTAGCTTAAGAAGCTTTTCTGTTCATGCTGCTAAGACCGAAGAAAGAGCAGCTTCAAGCATCATCCTCGAAGACGGGAGGTCGCTATTAAACTGCCAAATGAAGATATTACATGacaaaaattatatcaacttCGATCATGGTGGGAGAGAAAATAATTGGCAAAAAGGCGAAAATGATTCCATTTGTAGCGTTTGTCACTATGGGGGCGAACTGATTTTGTGTGATCAATGCCCATCCTCGTTTCATCAGAGTTGCATTGGTTTGCTG GAAGTTCCAGATGGTAATTGGTTCTGCCCATCCTGTTGTTGTCGACTCTGCAACCAAAGCAAGTCCAGGGATGAAATTGGGAATTGCCTGAATGACATCTTAACATGCGATCAATGCGAGAATGAAT ATCATCTAAGCTGTATTAGGGAAAGAGGAAAATATGAATTCAGCAATTTTCACAGTAAGAGTAGGTATTGCGGCGAACAGTGTGAAGAG GTATCTATTGGGCTTTACAAGCTCATAGGAAAGCCAGTCCAATTGGACAGAGATAACCTGACGTGGACATTATTAAAGTCCATGAAATTCAATCCTAGTGATCCCAAAGCTCATGATATTGAAGCTATAACACAAATCGAGTACAAGCTAGATGTTGTTGTTGGCATGATGCATGAATGTTTCGAACTTGTTAGAGAGCCCTCTACCCAGAGAGATCTCGTTGAAGATGTCATTTTCAGTAGAGG GTCAGAGCTTAGTCGTCTGAACTTCCGAGGATTCTATACAGTTATTTTGGAAAGAAATGATGATTTGATTACGGTGGCTACTATAAG GATCTTCGGAGACAAAGTGGTAGAAGTACCTCTAGTTGGTACGAGGTCTCAGTATCGCCGACTTGGAATGTGTCGCCTTTTGATGAATGAGTTAGAAAATGTA CTAAAGGAATTGGGAGTTTACAAGCTGGTCTTGCCCGCTACTCCGAGCGTACTGGATACGTGGACTACTTCATTTGGGTTCACGAAAATGATTGACTCTGAGAGATTACAGTTTCTGGGCCACACTTTCCTAAACTTCCAGGATACTGTTATGTGCCATAAACGGTTATTGGAGATACCTCAACGGGAACTGAACTCGAACATACCAACAG GCAAAGCACATGAAGTTTGTGATGGTGATGCCAATAAGAGCGGAGGAGATAGCAATGATTTAGGAGGATCCGTCGCCGTCTCTGAGGTGTTGCAGGCAGAACCAATCGAAGAGATAGATTGGAGCGGACCAAGGCCCCATCATTGA